The segment TTTCCACGtctttcagttctccagaagctatttttcttttaatgtccttcATAGCGCTTCcactgagctcggctgcactgatctcacgtgtttaatgtaaagtagtttgaatgttcgatatgcgtgcgtgcgcaccgatcatgcacagaccacagatgcacacagatgcatgctgcacggcatgaggcacgaatagcctaccaacattttcatttatgcatattcaattatttatgtttatcacaaaaactgacgtttgcaatgaactgaaacctgtcctctggctgtttataattttcacgatgtctgcttgctttcgagcccgacccgagtccgacaagacattctaattttttgtccgagtccggcccggcccgtcgggcttcggtcgggttgccacACTCTAGCACGTATACCTTTCACGCCACACCACGCTTTTTtccaagtcatgttctttgttttgttagaTCTAGTTTTGTCAGCCACACcttatgttaaccttgttctgtttttttgtgattttaaaaaacaaggCTTGATTTATTAGTCCGCATTCGTGTCCTTACGCCTCGCAAAACCAACTCATTCTAACACCAATGCTCTTTAGATTATTCTTAACATCTGTTTCAGTGAAAATAAACAACTCACAAATAATATCTTATTGAAGTGGTTAATAAATCATATCAGAGAATACCCAATAGCTGTCACTCACTTAGAGTGGGGCTGGTCCAGACCCTTGCCAAAGTTTTCCTTGTAGAACCTCATGGAGGAGATGATGCAACCAGAAGTCCAGTAGATCATGACATTAGTCAGCAAATCATCCAGAGAGAATTTCCTGCAACACAGATCATAACCATATTTACataatacatccatccatttcctatacccgctgatctgtcggtcgggtcgcgggggggctggagcctatcccagcggtcatcgggcgagaggcggggtacaccctggacaggtcgccagtccatcacagggccacacagagacaaaccagacaaacaaccacacacacacgctcacactcactcctaaggacaatttcagagacaccaattaacctaacaagcATGTTTttacagtgggaggaagccggagtacccagagagaacccacgcatacacggggagaacatgtaaactccacacagaaaggccccagccgggttGCATAATACAAACAACCTCAAATAAAAACCTTCTAATACATATCCTATGGTTTACTCGATTCATGTTTGGGGTATATCCAGATCTGGATCTAGTATTCTTTTTCTTCACACTAGTTGCGGGTATGCTGTCTTTGACTGATTGTACAACCGATCATATGCACCTGGTGAGTCCCCCATCCTCCAGGTTCCTGAAATCCCGGTTTGTCCATGTGGAGAACTTCTCCAGGATGTAGGCAGCAAGACCAACTGGAGAGTCATTCAGCCCTCGCCCTGATGGGGCAAAAGTAATAAGATGGAACATCAATAACAACCAAACTGCTCCACCACAAGACTTGACTACTTTCTCCAAGATCCTTACCCACAGTGTCCGGTTTGGTGGCCTGGATGTGCATGTAGCCCGACTCTTTGATGGATTCCACCACCAGTTTCTCCATACAGGGATAGAGGCGCTGAATATCAACTTCAGTGAAGCCAAACAGCTTTGGGAAGCGATGGCCAAGCATCATGGATAAAGCCACAGGCAGCGCCGGCTTGGAGGGTGGAGCAAAGTTTATGTGCAAGCCCTTAATAGTTCTGGGGTGTCAAAGAATTGAAGAAAAGGTAATGGAGTAATGTAAAGATAAAATACTGAAATACCTATCAATAGAAATGTAAAGAAATCAGTAAATATCTACATGTGTGTCTACTTCTTCAcaggttgaatttttttctgacAGCTGTGAATCACTACATGCACAGAATAAAGAGTAATATTTCTAAATATTAatctgtgtgtaaatgtgatgcTTGACAGAATTGATCATTTTCAGGCACTGAGGAAGTTCTTGTGTGTCATACTTGGGCTCCAACTGAGCCATGTTTGTGGTGACCAGCCATCCCCAGTCTCCTCCGTGAGCGTAGAACTGCTGAAAGCCCAGACGCTTCATCAGCTTATGGAAGATGTGTGCCGCACAAACCGAATCAAAACCTGTTCACAGTGGACAGAGCTTGAACTTCAGAATTAATGAGAACAACTTCTACACAAAACGAGGAAAGGAAAACGTTTTCATACATTGAGAGCAGCTAGCAACAAGCAGAAAGCACAGTAATGgcaataaaaaagcaaaaaaaaaaaaaaaaaaaaaaaaaatcaaaccgtCCACATCAAGCCCTGGTACGGGAGATAAGAAAAGGAACACAGCTACAACTTTAAGCACATAAAAAGCACTACTACAGCAACACTGTGTGTTAGTTAGTGAATAGGGCtgtgttgggaaaaaaaaaaaaaaaaataaataaataaataaataaaaaaaacgatttTCCGATTCTGAATCGATTCGCCTATGATAATCTGATTATCGATTCGTCCGTCCAAAGATcgatttttttgtaaaaaaaaaaaaataaaataaaaaaaaaaaattaatttcccCCAGTGAACTTTTATCACAACGTTTACATTTTATACTTTCAGTTTCAGTACTTCTCAGTTTATTAAGTGTGAGCAATgcacttttaaaataaaaatgcctTTGGTAGCAACAGCTTTTAGGTGAATTCTTAATTATTttcaatcataataataatgcaCTGGTTAGTGTCCCAGTAGGAGTCCACTGTTGCAGATATAGACACCTCAGTTATGTCCTCTGTTTATTGTCCTGGATTATCTTTCTTGAAGGTAGATTGACCCTTAACCTTTTCACCAGTCTTCCAGCCATCAGTAACTACCAATATTTGTATGATTTGCTGTTTTATATCGATATAATGATAATTTTAATATGTTGCTTGCTTCTCTACACAGTGATGAAATGAAGGAAACAGCTTTGATACGTTTTTAATAACATGTTTTTAATAGCACCAACCCTCGGATCGAATCGGAAATCAGATCGAAATCGGATCGAAAAAAATCGATTCTGAAACTTGAAAATCGGAATCGAATCGATTCTTGAAATTTGAATCGATACCCAGCTCTATTAGTGAATGTATTTAGCATAGTTTCCAGTGTTAGCCCAAGGCTAATTCGCTGTTCTTCCTGTTAACTGTGCATGCTTTTTCAAAAGAATAAATCCAAACTTGTTCTGGTGGAGCAAACTGTTGCATGGATGGAAGTTTATATGTCGTGTGGGGAAATATGGCTGAAATCTACAgacatgaatgttttttttttttttaaaggttaaagtcaGCTCCTGATCTGGGCAGATTAATTGCTAAAAATGTTATCATTAATGCAGAAAGATgtatttccttttgttttcatggGCAAAGCCACTACAAGTGAAAAAAGGTCATGTCTATGTTACTCTTTTAGTTATGGTACTGAAAATATTACCATGCACCGCCCTAAAACACTATAGAAAAGAGTGTCAAATTGTCATATTTCCAAACTTACCCTTCTTCTGTGGTGCCTCAGAGAAACCATACCCTGGTATGGAGGGACACACCACCTCAAACACAAGGTCTTCTGGGTCTGATGGCTGTGTTAACAAGGGGATCAACCCATAAAACTCAAAGAAGGAGCCGGGCCAGCCATGAACCATTATCAGGGGAATAGGATTAGTTCCCTCAGGCACTTTCTTGGGCTTCACATGAACATAATGAATATCAATGCCTGGATAGAAGTTCAAAAAGTAAGAATGGGTTAGAGATGGTAACCAGGTCTCCTTCGTGAATGTCTTAGCTGTGCAGTCTCACCTTCAATGTTGGTTTTAAAATGAGGGTATTGATTGAGTTTGTCAACTTGTCGCCTCCAGTCAAAGTCATTTCTCCAGTAAGAGACCACCTTCTGTAGGTACTGGGAGTTGAAGCCATAATTAAACTGGCTGTCCTCCAATGAAGACACAGGACGAGTCTGGTCTATTCTCTTGTAGAGGTCCtaaaggagaaaagaagagaagaaggcaTGTACAGTTGGGGAGTTAGGAATACATGCTACAGGGTCTCAATTCTGTGTGACAAACTAAGAGGGGAACTAACCTCCAGCTCTTCGTCACTGGTGGTAACTTCAAAAGGACGGATTTGATCATTTTCCTTCGCATCAAACGGCGCTCCAGTCCCCCACCAGCCATCCACTGTCTTCAAAACCTGGTTCTTACTCCTCTGAACCAAGAAGAGAATTAGTCCTCCAATCACCACAGCAACCATCAACTCTATGAACATGATGATGTGTCTGCAAATAGACAGGGCAGAAAAACAGACTGAGACAAAACTACGCAGGAGCAGGGTAAGACATCCAGCTGGACACAGTCAGAAAATCATTAAATTACTCAATAtgagattcttttttttcaaataagatATTTTTACAACATTAATGTACCATATGCGCTACTACTTTATGTAATGACAGAACCTTTACATGATGGACAAACATGATAAGTAATCATGCCAACAGGAGATAGTTGATAGAGATAGAAATCTCAGTCAATTGACTGAGATTTCTAAAACCCAAAAAATTCCCAGAATACGATCCCAAATTCCAAACGAGCTGGAAAAGAGATGCCATTGAGGGCAGGAGCAAGACAAAAGGAAAATctgaggaagtttaaaccatttcttttcttGGTCATCAGAGGGAAAATGACATTCCTGGCAAATAAAATGATGCTATTGGGGAAATGTGATTCCTTTGCTGGCCTACCAAGAAAAAAGCATTGTTGGGGACAAAGTATGcacattttatttgttgttgccTGTTAGGCATGTTTTGTGTTTATGCAAACCCACAGGAGGTTGCATCAAGGTCCTCCAGTCTTCAGGAGTGTTTTTGTGGCAAATGGCTACCATCTCCTTGATGACTGTGTGGAGAGTGAAAAGAGGAATCCCCAAAAGCCTGGACGCTATCAGAAAACAAACACCTAGGTCTTCAGCCTTGACCTATTTGTATCTTGTTCTTGGTGTAGGGTCCAGCaggcgggctctgcaccggcccgtcgtggtgaagaaggagctgagccagaaggcgaagctctcgatttaccgctcaatctatgttcctaccctcacctatggtcacgagctgttggtagtgaccgaaagaatgagattgcgaatacaagcggccgaaatgagtttcctccgcagggtgtctgggctctcccttagagatagggtgagaagctcggtcatccgggaggggctcggagtagaaccgctgctcctccgcatcgagaggagtcagatgaggtggctcgggcatctggttaggatgcctcgtggacgcctccccggtgaggtgttccgggcccgtcccactgggaggaggccccggggaagacccaggacacgttggagagactatgtttctcggctggcctgggaacgcctcggggtgcccccagaagagctggaggaagtggccggggacagggacgtctgggtttctctgcttaagctgctgcccccgcgacccgatccccggacaagcggaagatgatggatggataaaaaGACGCTTCAATCTCTGCTTTGCAGGTCCTTTAGGGTTAGAAAGTGTTCTTTCATTAGCCACtctcggacagagtagttataggaacgcagttatcagaactgtcctactcgaatttcgttctgataactgtccttctgtttcagtctgcattcgcacatgagtcgggacctgatagggactgatgcggcacgcgcagccgtctgcttcagtgacgtgttagccgttagccgtttagcaccacattcaaacacaaaacaaaacccgtaaaagtaattagagaagaaaaaacaccacaatgaagctaatatggagagcggggaggccaccgtgtttatggtctgcatgatggtgatattaatcatggacaatcacatcaggcgtctaacatggaggctggaagagctcacagagagagtcaggagatactttttcatttcatgaaggaagaaaggagagcagagcgctgcagacaaatgagaccagtgtaagtttaacttattaaacacccgccggttgtgtctgtgtcttatgaggaaacatttcacccgtgatagcatgacgaggggcgtagctaccgaccaccacacacctccgttagattagttctatagaaccatgaaaagacccgacctcggagaaggagctaaatagttataggaactaagggagaaagccccgagttcctgtatgtccaaacacgggagaaaacggccccgcggattaaaaggttattagaactccCAAAGGTTCCtgcagtccgaaagcggctattatgATGATTAGTCCACCATGTAGTTCTTCTCATAAAGGTTTATGTAGTCAGAGGACTTTAGGTAGTGATTGTGTGATTTTGGACACAGCATATAACTATGCCGTAGAATAACTCAAATTTGGGGCGCTTTGACACCAGAGCTGTTTGATCTGCTTTAAACAGACCAGAGTTTGTTTCATCGGATAGTCCGCTTTGTTTGGACAGGGGGGAATGCCCATCTGAACTCTGGTGAGGACCAAACAAGCAAGCTCTGGTCCACCTGAGAATGTGTCTCGGTTCGCTTACagtgcctgtccatcagaggataggctttaaagttctgatgctggtctataaatctctgaatggtccaggaccaaaatacatcagtgacctcctgacccagtatgaaccttccagacccctcaggtcatctggttccggtcttttatcagttcccagagtcagaaccagacatggagaagctgcattcagcttctatgctccacatgtctggaacaaactcccagaaagcctcagatcagctgaaacactcagtgtatttaagtccaggctgaagacacacctattttcagctgcgtttgaataaagctcaaaacttaatcacattttaactactgattttatctattgttcttatttctttctttttgtttaaaatttaaatcatgctttttatttctactgttttaatgtctctgtaaagcactttgaatcaccttgtagttgaattgtgctatactaataaacttgccttgccttacagtGGGAAATGCAAAACGACTATCCAGCGAAACAAAGACAGGAAGCAACATAAACGTATACTTTGCTCGTTTACTTCGAACAGGACTACCAGCAAAAACATGGCAGTATACAGGGAAAAGTTTGTTCCTGAAAAGGGCACAGTCTCAGCTGTTGTTTGGAACTGGTTTGGTTTTCCAGAGTCAAACTTGGAACCAACCACGGTTCATTGCAAAGTTTGTTCAAAGGTTATTGCAGCTACCTGAAGCATCTCAGACAGATGCATCCAGCTGAGTAAGAGAAATGTCCGTCACTACGAGGTGCAAAAGAACGCGATAAAGCAGGTAACGTTAGTGGAATGATTTTTGCAATGTATTCCGTATGACAGGAAGGGGACCCACTGGAAAGACATTATGGATGCAgtgacaatgcattttgctaaAGATATGTTGCTGATTTATACcggaaaaaatgtgttttatccACATGTTAAAAACTTTGGTCCCCACGTATGTGCTACCAAGTCACAAGCATTTAGCTGAAGTTGCCTTGCCTCACTTGTACAACTGTACATGTGCAAGAATGctgcaacaacaataaaaaacacggattaaaataaaagataaagttTGGGCCATAACCCAGCCCTACTGATAGGGTACTTTTACTAAAGTTTCAAATACAGGGTTTCTGCTACATGCTTTAAAATAACACTTGATATGTGATTCAGTACAATGCAAAAGTATTGAACCctcatttcaaaagacaaaaaaagtttatataaTTCTAGagtttcaaattcaaaatttgGTACagcgatttaaaaataaataaataaataaagtgaacctgtaaaactgcagtgttaaatgcaatgcgtttgaaaatttgggtgcacctaacttttgtgctggtgcacctaagaaaaaaagttaggcgcaccagtgcaaccagtgtAAAAAGTTAGTCTAGCGCCCTGGtcttccaaagctcttctttggattttTTACagacatttgtttgttttctgtcaagATGATACCACACTACTAGTTTCAGGCTCTAGCAAAGATTCCTTATTTCAAAAGACCAATTGCTATTGATTTTTAGCTTTTGCATAACTTAGCATATCTCAGACTTTTATCTTGTTCTCTGacaacggcttcttgacagccacccttccttggagaccatttctgataaAGCTTCAATAAATACTAGATGCTTCTATTGAAGGGCTAGATGCATCTCTCAATCCCTTTATTGGATtctaaggtaaggtaaggtgactttatttataccc is part of the Odontesthes bonariensis isolate fOdoBon6 chromosome 24, fOdoBon6.hap1, whole genome shotgun sequence genome and harbors:
- the ephx1 gene encoding epoxide hydrolase 1; the protein is MFIELMVAVVIGGLILFLVQRSKNQVLKTVDGWWGTGAPFDAKENDQIRPFEVTTSDEELEDLYKRIDQTRPVSSLEDSQFNYGFNSQYLQKVVSYWRNDFDWRRQVDKLNQYPHFKTNIEGIDIHYVHVKPKKVPEGTNPIPLIMVHGWPGSFFEFYGLIPLLTQPSDPEDLVFEVVCPSIPGYGFSEAPQKKGFDSVCAAHIFHKLMKRLGFQQFYAHGGDWGWLVTTNMAQLEPKTIKGLHINFAPPSKPALPVALSMMLGHRFPKLFGFTEVDIQRLYPCMEKLVVESIKESGYMHIQATKPDTVGRGLNDSPVGLAAYILEKFSTWTNRDFRNLEDGGLTRKFSLDDLLTNVMIYWTSGCIISSMRFYKENFGKGLDQPHSKIPVYVPTGFACFPNELMHTPKLWVRQKYRKLINFTPMASGGHFAAMEEPQLMAEDIQKFTKMVESKNN